A section of the Serratia liquefaciens ATCC 27592 genome encodes:
- the cysB gene encoding HTH-type transcriptional regulator CysB produces the protein MKLQQLRYIVEVVNHNLNVSSTAEGLYTSQPGISKQVRMLEDELGIQIFARSGKHLTQVTPAGLEIIRIAREVLSKVDAIKAVAGEHTYPDKGSLYVATTHTQARYALPNVIKGFIERYPRVSLHMHQGSPTQIAEAVSKGTADFAIATEALHLYDDLIMLPCYHWNRAVVVKPDHPLAGKSHITIEELAAYPIVTYTFGFTGRSELDTAFNRAGLTPRIVFTATDADVIKTYVRLGLGVGVIASMAVDPIQDPDLVTVDARDIFTYSTTKIGFRRSTFLRSYMYDFIQRFAPHLTRDVVDNAVALRSNEEIEAMFKDIKLPEK, from the coding sequence ATGAAATTGCAGCAGCTTCGTTACATCGTGGAAGTGGTTAACCACAACCTGAATGTCTCCTCGACGGCAGAAGGGCTTTACACCTCGCAGCCCGGCATCAGTAAGCAGGTACGGATGCTGGAAGATGAGCTGGGTATCCAGATTTTCGCCCGCAGTGGCAAGCACCTGACTCAGGTCACGCCGGCAGGATTGGAAATCATCCGTATTGCGCGTGAAGTTTTGTCCAAAGTGGATGCTATCAAAGCCGTCGCCGGCGAGCATACCTACCCGGACAAAGGCTCGTTGTACGTAGCGACCACCCACACCCAGGCGCGCTACGCGCTGCCTAACGTCATTAAAGGCTTTATTGAGCGCTATCCGCGAGTCTCTCTGCACATGCATCAGGGATCGCCGACGCAAATTGCGGAAGCCGTCTCTAAAGGCACGGCAGATTTCGCCATTGCCACTGAAGCGCTGCACCTCTACGACGATTTAATCATGCTGCCGTGCTATCACTGGAACCGCGCGGTAGTGGTGAAGCCCGATCATCCTTTAGCCGGTAAAAGCCACATTACCATCGAAGAACTGGCGGCTTATCCTATCGTGACCTATACCTTCGGCTTCACCGGCCGCTCTGAGTTGGATACGGCATTCAACCGTGCCGGACTGACACCGCGCATCGTATTTACGGCTACCGATGCCGACGTGATTAAAACATACGTGCGTCTGGGCCTTGGGGTGGGAGTGATCGCCAGCATGGCGGTGGACCCGATACAAGATCCGGATCTGGTGACGGTGGATGCTCGTGATATCTTCACCTACAGCACCACCAAAATCGGCTTCCGTCGCAGCACCTTCCTACGCAGCTATATGTACGATTTTATCCAGCGTTTTGCGCCACACCTGACGCGTGACGTGGTCGACAACGCGGTTGCATTGCGTTCCAACGAAGAGATCGAAGCGATGTTCAAGGACATCAAGCTGCCGGAAAAATAA
- the topA gene encoding type I DNA topoisomerase, with the protein MGKALVIVESPAKAKTINKYLGNDYVVKSSVGHIRDLPTSGSASKKSADSTENKAKKKVKKDEKTALVNRMGVDPYHGWEAQYEILPGKEKVVAELKSLAENADHIYLATDLDREGEAIAWHLREVIGGDDKRFSRVVFNEITKNAIQNAFKQPGELNIDRVNAQQARRFMDRVVGYMVSPLLWKKIARGLSAGRVQSVAVRLVVERERDIKAFVPEEYWELHADLLAKGDTALQMEVTHAHDKPFKPVNREQTHAALKLLEKARYTVLDREDKPTSSKPGAPYITSTLQQAASTRLSFGVKKTMMMAQRLYEAGHITYMRTDSTNLSQDALNMVRGYIGENFGDKYLPKAPNQYSSKENSQEAHEAIRPSDVNVLAEQLKDMEADAQKLYQLIWRQFVACQMTPAQYDSTTLSVKAADYLLRAKGRTLRFDGWTKVMPALRKGDEDRTLPYVEVGSELELQKLIPSQHFTKPPARYSEASLVKELEKRGIGRPSTYASIISTIQDRGYVRVESRRFYAEKMGEIVTDRLEENFRELMNYDFTARMEDGLDQVANNHAEWKAVLDEFFAEFSEQLETAEKDPEEGGMRPNQMVMTSIDCPTCGRKMGIRTASTGVFLGCSGYALTPKERCKTTINLVPETEVLNVLEGDDAETNALRARRRCQKCGTAMDSYLIDNQRKLHVCGNNPACDGYEIEEGEFRLKGYDGPVVECDKCGSEMHLKMGRFGKYMGCTNENCKNTRKILRNGDVAPPKEDPVPLPELPCEKSDAYFVLRDGAAGVFLAANTFPKSRETRAPLVEELARFKDRLPEKLRYLADAPVTDAEGNKTMVRFSRKTKQQYVSSEKDGKATGWSAFYIDGKWVEGKK; encoded by the coding sequence ATGGGTAAAGCTCTCGTAATAGTTGAGTCCCCGGCAAAAGCCAAAACTATTAATAAATACTTAGGTAATGACTACGTGGTGAAGTCCAGCGTCGGTCATATCCGTGATTTGCCGACCAGTGGCTCAGCCAGCAAAAAGAGCGCTGACTCAACCGAAAACAAAGCCAAGAAGAAAGTTAAAAAAGATGAGAAGACGGCGCTGGTAAATCGGATGGGCGTCGATCCTTACCATGGCTGGGAAGCGCAATATGAAATTCTGCCGGGTAAAGAAAAAGTTGTCGCCGAGTTAAAGTCGTTAGCGGAAAACGCTGACCACATTTATCTCGCAACCGACCTTGACCGCGAAGGGGAAGCCATTGCCTGGCACCTGCGGGAAGTGATCGGGGGGGACGACAAACGCTTTAGCCGCGTGGTGTTTAACGAAATTACCAAGAACGCGATCCAAAATGCGTTCAAACAGCCGGGTGAGCTGAATATTGATCGTGTTAACGCACAGCAGGCGCGTCGTTTTATGGACCGCGTTGTGGGTTACATGGTTTCGCCACTGCTGTGGAAGAAAATTGCCCGTGGCCTGTCGGCTGGGCGTGTGCAATCCGTTGCGGTACGGCTGGTGGTAGAGCGTGAACGCGATATCAAAGCCTTCGTGCCGGAAGAATATTGGGAATTGCACGCCGATTTGTTAGCGAAGGGCGATACCGCGCTGCAAATGGAAGTTACGCATGCCCACGACAAACCTTTCAAGCCGGTTAACCGCGAGCAGACTCACGCCGCGCTTAAACTGCTGGAAAAAGCCCGCTATACGGTACTGGATCGCGAAGACAAACCGACCAGCAGCAAACCGGGTGCGCCTTACATTACTTCCACGTTGCAGCAGGCAGCCAGTACCCGTCTGAGCTTTGGCGTGAAGAAAACTATGATGATGGCCCAGCGTCTGTATGAAGCCGGTCACATTACCTATATGCGTACCGACTCCACCAACCTGAGCCAGGATGCGCTCAACATGGTGCGTGGTTACATCGGCGAAAACTTCGGTGATAAGTACCTGCCGAAAGCGCCGAATCAGTACAGCAGCAAAGAAAACTCGCAGGAAGCGCATGAAGCTATCCGACCTTCGGATGTGAACGTGCTGGCCGAACAGTTGAAAGACATGGAAGCGGATGCGCAGAAACTGTATCAGCTGATTTGGCGCCAGTTCGTCGCCTGCCAGATGACGCCGGCGCAGTACGACTCCACCACGCTGTCGGTTAAAGCCGCTGATTACCTGTTGCGCGCCAAAGGCCGTACGCTGCGTTTCGATGGCTGGACCAAAGTGATGCCTGCGCTGCGCAAGGGCGATGAAGACCGCACCTTGCCGTATGTAGAAGTGGGCAGCGAGCTGGAACTGCAAAAGCTGATCCCAAGCCAGCACTTTACCAAACCGCCAGCACGTTACAGTGAAGCCTCGTTGGTCAAAGAGCTGGAAAAACGCGGTATCGGCCGTCCATCTACCTACGCTTCGATTATCTCAACCATTCAGGATCGTGGCTATGTGCGGGTTGAAAGCCGCCGTTTCTACGCCGAAAAAATGGGCGAGATCGTTACTGACCGTCTGGAAGAAAACTTCCGCGAGCTGATGAACTATGACTTCACCGCCCGCATGGAAGATGGCCTGGACCAGGTAGCGAACAACCATGCCGAGTGGAAAGCGGTGCTGGATGAATTCTTTGCCGAATTCAGCGAACAGCTGGAAACGGCGGAAAAAGATCCTGAAGAAGGCGGTATGCGCCCGAATCAGATGGTGATGACCAGCATCGACTGCCCGACCTGCGGTCGCAAGATGGGCATTCGTACCGCCAGCACCGGTGTCTTCCTTGGCTGTTCCGGCTATGCGCTGACGCCGAAAGAACGCTGCAAAACCACCATTAACCTGGTGCCGGAAACGGAAGTGCTGAACGTTCTCGAAGGGGATGATGCGGAAACCAACGCATTGCGTGCCCGCCGTCGTTGCCAGAAATGCGGCACGGCGATGGACAGCTACCTGATCGATAACCAGCGCAAGCTGCACGTATGCGGTAATAACCCAGCGTGTGACGGCTACGAGATCGAAGAGGGCGAATTCCGCCTGAAAGGCTATGACGGCCCGGTGGTTGAGTGCGATAAATGTGGTTCCGAAATGCACCTGAAAATGGGGCGCTTCGGCAAGTACATGGGATGCACCAACGAGAACTGTAAAAACACCCGCAAGATCCTGCGTAACGGTGATGTTGCACCGCCGAAGGAAGATCCGGTTCCATTGCCGGAACTGCCGTGCGAAAAGTCGGATGCTTACTTTGTTCTGCGTGACGGCGCAGCCGGGGTGTTCCTGGCGGCCAATACCTTCCCTAAATCGCGCGAAACCCGTGCGCCATTGGTGGAAGAACTGGCTCGCTTCAAGGATCGCCTGCCTGAAAAGCTGCGTTATCTGGCAGATGCGCCGGTAACGGATGCGGAAGGCAACAAAACCATGGTGCGTTTCAGCCGTAAAACCAAACAGCAGTATGTCTCTTCGGAGAAAGACGGCAAAGCCACCGGCTGGTCCGCTTTCTACATCGATGGCAAATGGGTTGAAGGCAAAAAGTAA
- a CDS encoding YciN family protein, with protein MRANTLPIDRETLLQEANNLIRQHDDYLHGMIATDVEQKGSVLVFRGEFFLDPDGLPTAKTTAVFNMFKHLAHVFSEKYHLVD; from the coding sequence ATGCGCGCTAATACCTTACCCATTGATCGTGAAACCTTACTGCAAGAAGCAAATAACCTGATTCGCCAGCACGATGATTATCTGCATGGCATGATTGCTACCGATGTTGAACAAAAAGGCAGCGTTTTAGTTTTTCGCGGAGAATTCTTTTTAGATCCGGATGGATTGCCAACGGCAAAAACTACCGCAGTATTTAATATGTTTAAACACTTGGCTCACGTGTTTTCTGAGAAATATCATTTGGTCGATTAA
- the sohB gene encoding protease SohB, with protein MEFISVYGLFLAKVATVVIAIAALALLAVSLGQRKARHKGELQLTDLGEQYRDMQRDMRLARMGEAEQKAWSKQFKKQTKADDKLKKQRAKAGAVEATKPCLYVLDFKGSMDAHEVTSLREEVSAVLAVATPQDEVLLRLESPGGVVHGYGLASSQLARLRAGGIRLTVAVDKVAASGGYMMACVADRIVAAPFAIIGSIGVVAQIPNFHRLLKKNDIDVELHTAGEFKRTLTLFGENTEQGREKFREDLNETHELFKEFVHQQRPSLDIDSVATGEHWFGTQAKEKGLVDAIGTSDDLLIAEMENHEVVGVRYARRKRLMDRFTGSAAESVDRLLLRWWQRGEKPLL; from the coding sequence GTGGAGTTTATATCTGTTTACGGCCTGTTTCTGGCCAAAGTCGCGACGGTTGTGATTGCCATCGCCGCGCTGGCGTTGCTGGCGGTCAGCCTTGGGCAACGCAAAGCCCGACACAAAGGGGAACTGCAGCTTACCGACCTCGGAGAACAATACCGGGACATGCAGCGCGATATGCGTTTGGCGCGGATGGGCGAAGCGGAACAAAAGGCCTGGAGCAAGCAGTTTAAAAAGCAGACCAAAGCCGACGATAAACTGAAGAAGCAACGTGCCAAAGCCGGGGCGGTGGAAGCTACCAAACCTTGTCTTTACGTGCTGGATTTCAAAGGCAGCATGGATGCCCATGAAGTGACTTCACTGCGCGAGGAAGTCTCCGCGGTGCTGGCCGTGGCGACGCCGCAAGATGAAGTTCTGCTGCGGTTGGAAAGCCCGGGCGGGGTGGTTCATGGCTACGGGTTGGCCTCATCGCAGTTGGCCCGTTTGCGTGCCGGCGGCATTCGCCTGACGGTCGCGGTAGACAAAGTCGCCGCCAGCGGCGGTTACATGATGGCCTGCGTGGCGGATCGCATTGTGGCCGCGCCCTTTGCCATCATTGGTTCGATCGGCGTCGTGGCGCAAATCCCGAACTTCCACCGCTTGCTGAAAAAGAATGATATTGATGTGGAGTTGCACACCGCCGGCGAGTTCAAACGCACATTGACGCTGTTTGGCGAAAACACCGAGCAGGGGCGTGAGAAGTTCCGTGAAGATCTGAACGAAACCCACGAACTGTTTAAAGAGTTTGTGCATCAGCAGCGCCCATCGCTGGATATCGACAGCGTGGCGACCGGTGAACACTGGTTCGGGACCCAGGCGAAAGAAAAAGGGTTGGTTGATGCAATTGGCACCAGTGACGATCTGCTGATTGCTGAAATGGAAAATCACGAGGTGGTGGGGGTGCGCTATGCACGTCGTAAACGCCTGATGGACCGTTTTACCGGCAGCGCGGCCGAAAGTGTCGATCGTCTGCTGTTACGTTGGTGGCAGCGCGGGGAAAAACCGCTGCTTTAA
- a CDS encoding YciK family oxidoreductase, which translates to MHYQPKQDLLQQRIILVTGAGDGIGREAALTYAKFGAQLVLLGRTESKLKAVQAEIAKLSDAPTYTITLDLLHTTQEQCQQVANELATRVPRLDGVLHNAGLLGDIAPMAELSMTMWNEVMQVNVNATFMLTQALLPLLLKSPAGSLVFTSSSVGRTGRANWGAYAVSKFATEGMMQVLADEYKNRNLRVNCINPGGTRTQMRASAFPDEDKSKLKTPADIMPLYLYLMGDDSRRKTGMSFDAQPNRKPGAAE; encoded by the coding sequence GTGCATTACCAACCCAAGCAGGATCTGTTGCAACAACGTATTATTCTGGTCACCGGCGCCGGTGACGGCATCGGCCGCGAAGCCGCCCTCACTTATGCCAAATTTGGCGCGCAATTGGTGTTGCTGGGCCGTACCGAAAGCAAACTAAAGGCGGTACAGGCCGAAATCGCCAAACTCAGCGACGCCCCCACTTACACCATCACGCTGGACCTGCTGCATACTACGCAAGAGCAGTGCCAACAGGTGGCGAATGAGCTGGCAACCCGCGTCCCGCGTCTCGACGGCGTGTTGCACAATGCCGGCCTGCTGGGTGACATCGCCCCGATGGCCGAGCTGTCAATGACGATGTGGAACGAGGTGATGCAAGTGAACGTCAATGCGACCTTTATGCTCACCCAGGCGCTACTGCCTTTGCTGTTGAAATCCCCCGCCGGATCGCTGGTGTTTACCAGTTCCAGCGTTGGCCGCACCGGGCGTGCCAACTGGGGCGCCTACGCCGTGTCAAAATTCGCCACCGAAGGCATGATGCAGGTGCTGGCCGATGAATACAAAAATCGCAATCTGCGGGTAAATTGTATCAATCCGGGCGGAACTCGCACCCAAATGCGCGCATCTGCGTTTCCTGACGAAGACAAAAGCAAGCTAAAAACCCCGGCTGACATCATGCCGCTTTACCTCTATTTGATGGGGGATGACAGCCGCCGTAAAACCGGTATGAGTTTCGACGCTCAACCTAACCGTAAACCCGGCGCGGCCGAATAA
- the cobO gene encoding cob(I)yrinic acid a,c-diamide adenosyltransferase — translation MAEDRHQQRQQRLKEQVDARIAAAQEARGLLLVFTGNGKGKTTAAFGTVTRAVGHGMKAGVIQFIKGEWPNGEKNLLHQHGVEFQVMATGFTWETQDKASDTAACQAVWQHGKRMLADSSLDLVLLDELTYMVSYGYLELDELLEALRQRPARQTVIITGRGCHRDLLELADTVTEMRPVKHAFDAGIKAQQGIDW, via the coding sequence ATGGCTGAAGATCGCCACCAACAACGACAACAGCGCCTTAAAGAGCAGGTGGATGCGCGCATTGCTGCTGCTCAGGAAGCGCGGGGGCTGCTGCTGGTATTCACCGGCAACGGTAAAGGTAAAACCACTGCGGCGTTTGGCACCGTGACCCGGGCCGTTGGCCACGGGATGAAAGCTGGCGTCATTCAGTTCATCAAGGGTGAATGGCCGAACGGTGAGAAAAATCTGCTGCACCAGCACGGCGTCGAGTTTCAGGTGATGGCGACCGGCTTTACCTGGGAAACACAGGATAAGGCCAGCGATACCGCCGCCTGTCAGGCCGTATGGCAACACGGCAAACGTATGCTGGCAGACAGCAGCCTGGATCTGGTGCTGCTGGACGAACTGACCTATATGGTCAGCTACGGCTACCTTGAACTGGATGAGCTACTGGAAGCGCTACGACAACGTCCTGCGCGCCAGACGGTGATCATCACCGGGCGTGGCTGCCATCGTGATTTGTTGGAGCTGGCGGATACGGTGACCGAGATGCGGCCGGTGAAGCACGCGTTTGACGCGGGTATCAAGGCACAACAGGGAATTGACTGGTAA
- the rluB gene encoding 23S rRNA pseudouridine(2605) synthase RluB: MSEKLQKVLARAGHGSRREIETIIEAGRVSVDGKIAKLGDRVEVTPSMKIRLDGHVVSVKESEEAVCRVLAYYKPEGELCTRSDPEGRPTVFDRLPKLRGSRWVAVGRLDVNTSGLLLFTTDGELANRLMHPSREVEREYAVRVFGQIDDEKVKQLSKGVQLEDGPAAFRTITFQGGEGINQWYNVTLTEGRNREVRRLWEAVGVQVSRLIRVRYGDIDLPKGIPRGGWTELELPAINYLRELVDLKPETVSKMPVERERRRVKANQIRRAVKRHTQVAGSGRRSAAGSKPGKPSKRS; this comes from the coding sequence ATGAGCGAAAAGTTACAGAAAGTTTTAGCGCGCGCCGGTCATGGCTCGCGTCGTGAAATCGAAACCATTATTGAAGCCGGGCGCGTCAGCGTCGACGGTAAAATTGCCAAACTGGGTGATCGCGTTGAAGTAACCCCTTCAATGAAAATCCGTCTGGATGGTCACGTCGTTTCGGTTAAAGAATCTGAAGAAGCGGTTTGCCGCGTGCTGGCTTATTACAAGCCGGAAGGCGAATTGTGTACTCGCAGCGACCCAGAAGGTCGCCCGACGGTCTTCGATCGCTTGCCCAAGCTGCGTGGTTCGCGCTGGGTAGCGGTAGGGCGCCTGGACGTCAATACCTCAGGCCTGTTGTTGTTCACCACCGACGGTGAACTGGCTAACCGCCTGATGCACCCAAGTCGTGAAGTTGAGCGTGAATATGCCGTGCGCGTATTTGGCCAGATTGACGACGAAAAAGTGAAGCAACTGAGCAAAGGCGTTCAACTGGAAGATGGCCCGGCGGCTTTCCGCACCATCACTTTCCAGGGTGGCGAAGGCATAAACCAGTGGTACAACGTAACCCTGACCGAAGGGCGTAACCGCGAGGTTCGTCGTCTGTGGGAAGCCGTTGGCGTTCAGGTTAGCCGCCTGATCCGCGTGCGTTACGGCGATATCGACCTGCCAAAAGGCATTCCTCGTGGCGGTTGGACCGAACTGGAATTGCCGGCGATCAACTACCTGCGCGAACTGGTTGACCTCAAGCCTGAAACCGTCAGCAAGATGCCTGTTGAGCGCGAGCGTCGCCGTGTGAAGGCTAACCAGATCCGTCGTGCCGTTAAGCGTCACACCCAGGTGGCTGGAAGCGGTCGCCGCAGTGCTGCGGGCAGCAAGCCGGGTAAACCGAGCAAACGCAGCTGA
- a CDS encoding tyrosine-type recombinase/integrase, with translation MSNKVSHKLSHTIQRGRTFYTNFRLNDSKKFVRLSLNTDSLKQAQVTMSRMTPYIPLVQSGAMSVDEFKARLNGLKDLTKQDLDTFLFRHLEGDYEEVERLPKLGALTKEYFGGSIDREATKNDASGYARATIDNIHSGSDFGLAAIKHSLRYRGINPEGLPEEMSDVVSQIDMSLAMKYQAYEAFYSDDFLKYRQILGSLKEQVKILSDKKPIQNHTPQQQPSASAIRLSEAWKMYVADKGQKWRRSVASENQRFYEVLLYVVGDISVDGISRQQIREALRVAENLPTRTRKPYSSMSLAECIAYDVPEEDLISSEHVHKHLKIWRSFFKTYLVEREDLLTTSPTKGINYETKPNRGGNYSASEMNSIKRHLENLPDHDWRKYYFLTLIYTGARRGEIADIRKHHIRQDDETSRWYIFIEGGKTNHAKRQIPIHKNLEDGLFGRIAPMAVDDLVFGDLPDYTTITNKWVEIMRELSMPDYTEFGFKRRIHSLRHTFISKALRSIGNSTLVKFAVGHSHKKNLGITDTYNHTPPLIDLLPVVDCQHE, from the coding sequence ATGTCAAACAAGGTGTCACACAAACTGTCACACACGATACAGCGTGGCCGGACATTCTACACAAATTTCCGACTGAATGATTCTAAAAAGTTTGTTCGTTTATCACTCAATACTGACAGTTTGAAACAGGCCCAAGTTACCATGTCCAGAATGACCCCTTACATCCCTTTGGTTCAATCTGGGGCAATGTCTGTAGATGAGTTCAAGGCAAGACTCAACGGTCTAAAAGACCTCACCAAACAAGATTTAGATACATTCCTGTTTCGCCACCTTGAAGGCGATTATGAAGAGGTCGAAAGACTGCCAAAACTCGGTGCACTAACGAAAGAATACTTTGGTGGGAGTATTGACCGTGAAGCGACGAAAAATGACGCTTCTGGCTATGCGAGAGCAACAATAGATAACATTCATTCCGGCTCAGATTTTGGCTTGGCCGCTATCAAACATTCCCTGCGTTACCGGGGGATTAATCCTGAGGGGCTACCGGAGGAAATGAGTGATGTCGTTAGCCAGATCGATATGTCCCTAGCTATGAAGTACCAAGCCTATGAGGCGTTCTATTCGGACGACTTCTTGAAGTATCGCCAAATTTTGGGATCACTTAAGGAACAGGTAAAGATCCTCTCAGATAAAAAGCCTATACAGAACCACACCCCACAGCAGCAACCCTCCGCTTCGGCTATACGGTTGTCAGAGGCTTGGAAAATGTATGTTGCCGACAAGGGGCAGAAATGGCGGCGGTCAGTCGCTAGTGAGAATCAACGCTTCTATGAGGTTTTGCTCTATGTAGTGGGAGATATCTCAGTAGACGGCATCAGTAGGCAGCAGATCAGAGAGGCCCTGAGGGTAGCAGAAAATCTACCAACGAGAACCCGTAAACCTTACTCAAGCATGAGCCTTGCCGAATGTATCGCCTACGATGTCCCTGAGGAGGATTTGATCTCAAGTGAACACGTACACAAACATTTAAAAATTTGGCGTTCATTCTTCAAAACTTACCTTGTGGAGCGTGAGGACCTGCTCACTACCTCACCCACAAAAGGGATCAATTACGAAACCAAACCTAACAGGGGCGGTAACTACAGCGCCAGTGAAATGAATAGTATTAAGCGCCACCTTGAGAATTTACCAGACCACGACTGGCGTAAATACTATTTCCTGACCCTTATCTATACAGGTGCTCGCCGTGGCGAGATTGCCGATATTCGGAAACACCACATCAGACAAGATGATGAAACGAGTCGCTGGTACATTTTCATCGAGGGTGGTAAGACAAACCATGCTAAACGCCAGATCCCAATCCACAAAAACTTAGAGGATGGACTGTTCGGACGTATTGCCCCAATGGCAGTAGATGACCTTGTGTTCGGCGATCTACCGGACTACACGACTATCACGAATAAATGGGTAGAAATAATGAGGGAACTATCCATGCCCGATTACACAGAGTTTGGGTTCAAAAGACGCATTCACAGCTTACGACATACATTTATCAGTAAAGCTCTACGCAGCATAGGCAATAGTACGCTAGTTAAATTTGCAGTTGGTCACAGTCATAAGAAAAATCTAGGAATAACTGACACATACAATCACACCCCTCCCCTCATTGATTTGCTCCCTGTTGTAGATTGTCAGCATGAATAA
- a CDS encoding helix-turn-helix domain-containing protein — MEAAYLSSHSYTPPEFYKPTDIQRKELSGILNDVGQILTVQRISILHYLASLPFPTGVDLIAKKTDVPLSTTYRVLQILAECGLADFIVDKASIQRWFLIHDGSNNACSSCGQVYHTGY; from the coding sequence ATGGAGGCTGCTTATTTGAGTTCACATAGCTACACCCCACCTGAGTTCTATAAACCTACCGATATACAACGTAAAGAATTGAGCGGGATCTTAAATGACGTGGGGCAGATACTGACTGTTCAACGCATTAGCATACTGCACTATCTGGCATCCCTGCCGTTTCCGACAGGCGTTGATTTGATTGCTAAGAAGACAGATGTTCCATTATCTACCACATATCGCGTTTTGCAGATATTGGCAGAATGTGGCTTGGCTGACTTTATTGTTGATAAGGCATCTATTCAACGTTGGTTTCTTATCCATGATGGAAGCAATAATGCTTGTTCCTCATGTGGACAGGTCTACCACACCGGTTATTAA
- a CDS encoding primase-helicase family protein produces the protein MSKQQSKQVATEDAEDRVLNAFIDYLKGAGWMLKSTQMGMELSNCLDGSVLNYHSISGLFGQWVNRNNRTIDSGTQYDPSWWYKLNGRLPFVTRDIFRPAFEAEIFVPLASGTLAVNTYKCYRAEEPANNFDPHPAPWLEYLERLFPAIDDREVVSDWLAHMFQRPDQRPSWHLLFSGDTGTGKGFLFDKILSPLLCKQTASVSSFSQVTEKHSQLFTKNMLVHMDDMYTTNSNQMNKLKSILSEESVTIRPLYEAERTERVYARVIFSSNKICPLKLESNERRWYAPAFMVHKVDLSETQTFIQEVLVPWIDSGGLNVIHEWLLGRDLQNFNHKYISQSSTLKQMVNNSVSVLDIELDSWLSHTPVFQFDAIRRAFPGTHQAVADSLTERGYGKCQPFQNVSHPITGERSKAVWWRPKGYSTSDVRNCIAQEYAPAVYDSSSPPF, from the coding sequence ATGTCGAAGCAACAAAGCAAACAAGTAGCAACTGAAGATGCAGAAGATCGTGTACTTAATGCGTTTATTGATTATTTGAAAGGCGCTGGTTGGATGCTTAAATCAACTCAAATGGGGATGGAACTGTCTAACTGTCTTGACGGTAGTGTATTAAATTACCACAGTATTTCAGGTCTTTTTGGACAATGGGTAAACAGGAACAATCGCACAATTGATTCAGGAACACAGTACGATCCTTCGTGGTGGTATAAACTGAATGGGCGATTACCGTTCGTTACTCGTGATATATTTAGACCGGCATTTGAGGCGGAAATTTTTGTTCCTCTTGCTTCTGGTACGTTGGCTGTGAATACCTACAAGTGCTATAGAGCGGAAGAACCAGCGAACAACTTTGATCCCCATCCTGCACCGTGGCTTGAGTATCTTGAACGTTTGTTCCCGGCAATTGATGACAGGGAGGTTGTGTCCGATTGGCTTGCTCATATGTTTCAGCGTCCAGATCAGCGTCCCTCTTGGCACTTGCTATTTTCGGGAGATACAGGCACAGGGAAAGGATTCTTGTTCGATAAAATCCTGTCCCCGCTTCTTTGTAAGCAGACCGCTTCAGTGAGTAGTTTTTCGCAAGTGACAGAGAAACATAGCCAGCTGTTTACTAAGAACATGCTTGTACACATGGATGATATGTACACAACCAACAGCAATCAGATGAATAAGCTCAAATCTATTCTCTCCGAAGAGAGTGTTACGATCAGACCTCTGTACGAGGCTGAACGAACAGAGAGAGTTTATGCGAGAGTTATTTTTTCCAGTAATAAGATCTGCCCTCTAAAATTGGAGAGCAACGAAAGGCGATGGTATGCACCTGCTTTTATGGTTCACAAAGTCGATTTGTCCGAAACGCAAACATTCATCCAAGAAGTCCTTGTACCTTGGATTGATAGCGGTGGCTTGAATGTAATCCATGAGTGGCTCTTGGGGCGGGATCTACAGAACTTCAATCATAAGTACATATCTCAATCATCTACGTTGAAACAGATGGTCAATAATTCGGTTTCAGTATTGGATATAGAATTAGACTCTTGGTTAAGTCATACGCCTGTTTTCCAATTTGATGCAATACGGCGAGCATTCCCAGGTACACATCAGGCAGTAGCTGATTCACTCACTGAAAGGGGATATGGAAAGTGTCAGCCATTCCAGAATGTCTCTCATCCAATAACAGGAGAGAGGTCTAAAGCCGTATGGTGGAGACCGAAGGGCTATAGTACTAGTGATGTTCGTAACTGCATTGCGCAAGAATATGCACCTGCTGTCTATGATTCATCGTCACCACCATTCTGA